The Athalia rosae chromosome 7, iyAthRosa1.1, whole genome shotgun sequence genome window below encodes:
- the LOC125501703 gene encoding uncharacterized protein LOC125501703 isoform X3 codes for MDPAAGLNLNQIGRADVNLDGNRLKINGMALRVYHVILRMLNLYSNDCMTAPRRLHQMRFLCVLTLNYTISKVNTTGSKCHHFGVEESKCYLKSRGARLTARTWDSI; via the exons ATGGACCCCGCCGCCGGATTGAACCTGAATCAAATTGGCAGAGCAGATGTTAATTTAGACGG gaatcgtttgaaaatcaacGGTATGGCACTGCGAGTATATCACGTTATTTTGCGAATGCTCAACCTCTACTCTAACGATTGTATGACAGCTCCCAGACGTTTGCACCAGATGAGATTTCTATGCGTGCTGACACTCAATTATACAATTAGTAAAG TGAATACTACTGGAAGTAAATGTCACCATTTCGGAGTAGAAGAATCAAAGTGCTACCTCAAGAGCAGAGGGGCTAGACTGACAGCTAGAACATGGGATTCAATCTAG
- the LOC125501703 gene encoding uncharacterized protein LOC125501703 isoform X1, with product MSDHTWSNCICPRGECKVETTESLRYTSDVIITPLCTLTDSQCRCSPGQVQLPNPSISLLYFWKRHREFEGKKSYFLVHVSTQELQSFHGGPSSKLLFKFRICHPLEIILEIFFHLGYEMRISWRLVGLYKENYNHGIRDACINLHRSHNFQAYYYARQRISNYSQIFDQLIGNESINFMYGIILLADSDS from the exons ATGTCCGATCATACTTG GTCGAACTGTATTTGTCCCAGGGGAGAATGCAAAGTTGAAACGACAGAGTCCTTGCGGTATACGtcagatgttattattacacctCTGTGTACTTTGACGGACAGTCAGTGCAGATGTTCACCGGGCCAGGTCCAGCTGCCCAACCCAAGCATATCGTTGCTCTACTTTTGGAAACGACATAGAGAGTTTGAGGGGAAGAAATCATACTTCCTAGTACATGTATCTACTCAAGAACTGCAGTCATTCCATGGTGGCCCTAGTTCCAAACTCCTCTTTAAGTTCAGGATATGCCATCCATTAGAAATAatattggaaatattttttcacttagGATATGAAATGCGGATCAGTTGGAGACTTGTGGGCCTATACAAAGAGAATTATAACCACGGAATCCGAGATGCGTGCATCAACTTGCATAGATCTCATAACTTCCAAGCATACTATTATGCCAGACAGcgcatttcaaattattctcaaattttcgatcaactaATTGGCAAtgaatcgatcaatttcatgtatggaattattttgcttgcagattcggattcctga
- the LOC125501703 gene encoding uncharacterized protein LOC125501703 isoform X2, which produces MNTRRDDHCYSFHSSRSNCICPRGECKVETTESLRYTSDVIITPLCTLTDSQCRCSPGQVQLPNPSISLLYFWKRHREFEGKKSYFLVHVSTQELQSFHGYEMRISWRLVGLYKENYNHGIRDACINLHRSHNFQAYYYARQRISNYSQIFDQLIGNESINFMYGIILLADSDS; this is translated from the exons ATGAATACCAGAAGAGATGATCACTGctattcgtttcattcttccAGGTCGAACTGTATTTGTCCCAGGGGAGAATGCAAAGTTGAAACGACAGAGTCCTTGCGGTATACGtcagatgttattattacacctCTGTGTACTTTGACGGACAGTCAGTGCAGATGTTCACCGGGCCAGGTCCAGCTGCCCAACCCAAGCATATCGTTGCTCTACTTTTGGAAACGACATAGAGAGTTTGAGGGGAAGAAATCATACTTCCTAGTACATGTATCTACTCAAGAACTGCAGTCATTCCATG GATATGAAATGCGGATCAGTTGGAGACTTGTGGGCCTATACAAAGAGAATTATAACCACGGAATCCGAGATGCGTGCATCAACTTGCATAGATCTCATAACTTCCAAGCATACTATTATGCCAGACAGcgcatttcaaattattctcaaattttcgatcaactaATTGGCAAtgaatcgatcaatttcatgtatggaattattttgcttgcagattcggattcctga